The following proteins come from a genomic window of Microbacterium sp. SY138:
- the rpsR gene encoding 30S ribosomal protein S18: MAGKSSGDRRKPRKGGKPTAPAKSIRVGVIDYKDVATLRKFVSERGKIRARRITGVSVQEQRLIATAIKNAREMALLPYAGAGR, from the coding sequence ATGGCTGGAAAGTCGAGCGGCGACCGCCGCAAGCCGCGGAAGGGTGGCAAGCCCACCGCTCCCGCGAAGTCCATCCGGGTCGGTGTCATCGATTACAAGGATGTCGCCACCCTTCGCAAGTTCGTCTCGGAGCGCGGCAAGATCCGTGCCCGTCGTATCACCGGTGTCTCGGTGCAGGAGCAGCGTCTGATCGCCACGGCGATCAAGAACGCGCGCGAAATGGCGCTCCTGCCCTACGCTGGCG
- a CDS encoding single-stranded DNA-binding protein has translation MAGETVITVVGNLTADPELRYTQNGLPVANFTIASTPRNFDRAANEWKDGDALFLRASVWREFAEHVAGSLTKGMRVIAQGRLRQRSYQDREGNQRTAIELEVDEIGPSLRYATAQVTRAASTGGAGGAGGGGQSRPAQQQVSEEPWSTPGSSTSADAWSTPGSFGDDTPF, from the coding sequence ATGGCCGGCGAAACCGTCATCACCGTGGTGGGAAACCTCACGGCCGACCCCGAGCTGCGCTACACGCAGAACGGGCTGCCGGTGGCGAACTTCACCATCGCATCGACGCCTCGGAACTTCGACCGTGCCGCGAATGAGTGGAAGGACGGCGATGCGCTGTTCCTCCGTGCATCCGTCTGGCGCGAGTTCGCCGAGCACGTGGCGGGTTCGTTGACGAAGGGCATGCGCGTCATCGCGCAGGGCCGTCTGCGTCAGCGCTCCTACCAGGACCGCGAGGGCAACCAGCGCACCGCGATCGAGCTGGAGGTCGACGAGATCGGCCCCTCGCTCCGGTACGCGACCGCGCAGGTCACCCGTGCGGCCTCGACCGGCGGTGCCGGCGGTGCCGGTGGCGGTGGACAGTCCCGTCCCGCGCAGCAGCAGGTGTCGGAGGAGCCGTGGTCCACGCCCGGTTCGTCGACCAGCGCGGATGCCTGGAGCACTCCCGGCAGCTTCGGCGACGACACCCCGTTCTGA